In Cryptomeria japonica chromosome 10, Sugi_1.0, whole genome shotgun sequence, a genomic segment contains:
- the LOC131858931 gene encoding germin-like protein 9-3, translating into MEVIENKASFTIEVLVIFSKCWRNLRIGSDFTVPAGQNPLKLTGDFFTFTGFRNVSNNNLAGQKAVKVSKAVAAEFPALNGLGVSMAVLQFPAGGLNPPHTHPRASELLFLVEGCLLVGVIDTTGKLFTQSLTKGEVFVFPKGLFHYQLNTDNKVEAMAVSAFGSANAGTVLLPSTLFTTGIPDNVLAKSFKTDTHTIELLKAALKNP; encoded by the exons atgg AGGTGATCGAAAACAAAGCCAGCTTCACCATTGAAGTCCTCGTAATTTTCTCTAAG TGTTGGCGTAATCTACGCATCGGATCAGACTTCACCGTTCCGGCGGGGCAGAACCCGCTAAAATTGACTGGGGATTTCTTCACTTTCACGGGATTCCGAAATGTGAGCAACAACAATTTAGCAGGACAGAAGGCGGTAAAAGTGTCAAAGGCGGTGGCGGCAGAGTTTCCGGCGTTGAACGGGCTGGGCGTGTCAATGGCGGTTCTGCAGTTCCCGGCGGGCGGACTGAACCCTCCTCACACTCACCCCCGCGCTTCAGAACTTCTGTTTCTTGTGGAAGGATGCCTCCTCGTTGGTGTGATCGACACCACGGGAAAGCTGTTCACGCAGAGCCTCACTAAAGGGGAGGTATTTGTATTTCCCAAAGGACTCTTCCATTACCAACTGAATACGGATAACAAGGTCGAGGCCATGGCTGTTTCTGCCTTCGGAAGCGCCAATGCAGGCACCGTTTTGCTCCCTTCTACTCTCTTTACAACCGGTATCCCCGATAACGTTCTGGCCAAATCATTCAAGACAGACACACACACCATCGAGCTGCTCAAAGCTGCGCTTAAAAATCCCTGA
- the LOC131858932 gene encoding germin-like protein 9-3 has protein sequence MEFNGACLIAILVVLSSVCTIYAFDPDILTDFVVLVGQSFFTSMGFRDVLKNNLMGQTAVKVMKFPAGGLNPPHTHPRDSEHLFLVDGSLLIGVVDTMGKLFMQTLTKGDLFVFPKGLFHYQLNMDADNEALAVSAFGSANEGTVLIPSTLFTTSIPDDVLAKSFKINTQTIELLKGGL, from the exons ATGGAATTTAATGGAGCTTGTTTGATTGCAATTTTAGTGGTACTCAGTAGTGTTTGCACAATCTACGCATTTGATCCTGATATTCTCACCGATTTCGTTGTTCTGGTTGGACAGAGTTTCTTCACTTCCATGGGATTCCGAGATGTGCTAAAAAACAATTTAATGGGGCAAACAGCAGTAAAAGTGATGAAG TTCCCGGCGGGTGGACTGAACCCTCCTCACACTCATCCCCGCGATTCAGAACATCTGTTTCTTGTGGACGGATCTCTCCTCATTGGAGTTGTAGACACCATGGGAAAGTTGTTCATGCAGACCCTCACTAAAGGGGATTTATTTGTGTTTCCAAAAGGACTCTTCCATTACCAACTGAACATGGATGCTGACAACGAGGCCTTGGCTGTTTCTGCATTTGGAAGCGCCAATGAAGGCACCGTGTTAATCCCTTCTACTCTCTTCACAACCAGTATCCCCGACGATGTTCTGGCCAAATCATTTAAGATAAACACACAGACTATCGAGCTGCTCAAGGGTGGCCTTTAA